The Streptomyces sp. NBC_01255 genome window below encodes:
- the glgB gene encoding 1,4-alpha-glucan branching enzyme: protein MTARSAGKTSRARKTPAPDRTAVRKAPPLDPGDRARLLAGEHHDPHGVLGAHPVRGGVVVRVLRPWAKEVAVLAKGRRVVLDDDGDGLFSCLLPLLRKVPAYELRVRYEEGGDELAVVDPYRFLPALGELDLHLIGEGRHEELWTALGSHPLTHEGVAGTRFAVWAPNARGVRVTGDFTHWDGTALPMRSLGSTGVWELFVPGVGEGAVYKYDIARPDGSHTVRADPMARRTECPPNTASIVTASHYTWDDAEWMDRRGARPHHESPLSVYELHLPSWRPGLTYRELAEQLPGYVRDLGFTHVEFMAVAEHPFSGSWGYQVTGFYAPTARMGTPDDFKHLVDALHRAGIGVLMDWVPAHFPKDDWALAEFDGRPLYEHEDPRRSHHPDWGTLEFDYGRKEVRNFLVANAVYWCQEFHLDGLRVDAVASMLYLDYSREHGEWLPNEFGGRENLDAVAFLQEMNATVYRRCPGIVTFAEESTAWDGVTRATDQVGPGGFGGLGFGMKWNMGWMHDSLGYAEKEPVHRKYHHHEMTFSMVYAYSENYILPISHDEVVHGKRSLVSKMPGDWWQQRANHRAYLGFMWAHPGKQLLFMGQEFAQGAEWSAEHGPDWWLLDPAYGAEPDHRGVRDLVRDLNTVYAANPSLWERDTVPDGFQWVVGDAAEDNVFAFLRFDGFGSPLLAVCNFSPVVRHDYRIGVPDTFAAWAEVLNTDAARYGGGDVVGTDPVKTESVPWHGRSASVRMTLPPLATVWLRPA, encoded by the coding sequence GTGACCGCCCGATCCGCAGGCAAGACGTCCCGCGCAAGGAAGACGCCCGCACCGGACCGGACCGCCGTGCGGAAGGCGCCACCCCTCGATCCGGGTGACCGCGCCCGGCTGCTCGCGGGCGAGCACCACGACCCGCACGGCGTGCTGGGGGCCCACCCGGTGCGCGGTGGGGTCGTGGTGCGGGTGCTGCGCCCGTGGGCGAAGGAGGTGGCCGTCCTCGCCAAGGGGCGTCGCGTCGTGCTGGACGACGACGGCGACGGGCTCTTCTCCTGCCTGCTGCCGCTCCTTCGCAAGGTGCCCGCGTACGAGCTGCGCGTGCGGTACGAGGAGGGGGGTGACGAGCTCGCCGTCGTCGACCCGTACCGCTTCCTGCCCGCCCTCGGCGAGCTCGATCTGCACCTCATCGGCGAGGGACGGCACGAGGAGCTGTGGACGGCGCTCGGCTCCCACCCCCTGACCCACGAGGGTGTCGCCGGCACCCGATTCGCCGTCTGGGCACCGAACGCCCGCGGGGTCCGCGTCACCGGCGACTTCACGCACTGGGACGGCACGGCGCTGCCGATGCGCTCGCTGGGTTCGACGGGCGTGTGGGAGCTGTTCGTGCCGGGCGTCGGCGAGGGAGCCGTCTACAAGTACGACATCGCCCGGCCCGACGGTTCGCACACCGTGCGCGCGGACCCGATGGCCCGCCGCACCGAGTGCCCGCCGAACACCGCGTCCATCGTCACCGCCTCGCACTACACGTGGGACGACGCCGAGTGGATGGACCGGCGCGGCGCCCGACCGCACCACGAGTCCCCGCTGTCCGTGTACGAGCTCCATCTGCCGTCGTGGCGGCCCGGGCTGACGTACCGCGAGCTCGCCGAGCAGCTGCCCGGCTACGTCCGCGACCTCGGTTTCACGCACGTGGAGTTCATGGCCGTCGCCGAGCACCCGTTCAGCGGCTCCTGGGGTTACCAGGTCACCGGCTTCTACGCGCCGACGGCCCGGATGGGCACCCCCGACGACTTCAAGCACCTGGTCGACGCCCTGCACCGGGCCGGGATCGGGGTCCTGATGGACTGGGTCCCGGCGCACTTCCCGAAGGACGACTGGGCGCTCGCCGAGTTCGACGGGCGTCCGCTGTACGAGCACGAGGACCCGCGCCGCTCGCACCACCCCGACTGGGGGACCCTGGAGTTCGACTACGGGCGCAAGGAGGTGCGGAACTTCCTCGTCGCCAACGCCGTGTACTGGTGCCAGGAGTTCCACCTCGACGGGCTCCGGGTCGACGCGGTGGCGTCGATGCTCTACCTCGACTACTCGCGCGAGCACGGCGAGTGGCTGCCGAACGAGTTCGGCGGCCGGGAGAACCTGGACGCGGTGGCCTTCCTCCAGGAGATGAACGCCACCGTCTACCGCCGATGCCCGGGGATCGTCACCTTCGCCGAGGAGTCCACGGCCTGGGACGGCGTGACGCGGGCGACGGACCAGGTGGGCCCCGGCGGCTTCGGCGGTCTGGGCTTCGGCATGAAGTGGAACATGGGCTGGATGCACGACTCGCTGGGGTACGCGGAGAAGGAGCCGGTGCACCGCAAGTACCACCACCACGAGATGACCTTCTCGATGGTGTACGCGTACAGCGAGAACTACATCCTGCCGATCTCCCACGACGAGGTCGTGCACGGCAAGCGGTCGCTGGTGTCGAAGATGCCGGGCGACTGGTGGCAGCAGCGGGCCAACCACCGGGCCTACCTGGGCTTCATGTGGGCCCACCCGGGCAAGCAACTCCTCTTCATGGGGCAGGAGTTCGCCCAGGGTGCGGAGTGGTCGGCGGAGCACGGTCCCGACTGGTGGCTGCTCGATCCGGCGTACGGGGCGGAGCCGGACCACCGGGGCGTGCGGGATCTCGTACGGGACCTGAACACCGTGTACGCGGCGAACCCGTCGCTCTGGGAGCGGGACACCGTCCCGGACGGCTTCCAGTGGGTGGTCGGGGACGCCGCCGAGGACAACGTCTTCGCGTTCCTGCGCTTCGACGGCTTCGGCTCCCCGCTGCTCGCCGTCTGCAACTTCTCGCCGGTCGTGCGGCACGACTACCGGATCGGTGTGCCGGACACCTTCGCCGCCTGGGCGGAGGTCCTGAACACGGACGCCGCCCGGTACGGCGGCGGGGACGTGGTGGGCACCGACCCGGTGAAGACCGAGTCGGTGCCGTGGCACGGCCGTTCGGCGAGCGTACGGATGACGCTGCCGCCGCTGGCGACGGTCTGGCTCAGGCCGGCCTGA